Proteins encoded within one genomic window of Oncorhynchus mykiss isolate Arlee chromosome 27, USDA_OmykA_1.1, whole genome shotgun sequence:
- the LOC110507482 gene encoding echinoderm microtubule-associated protein-like 1 isoform X4, whose protein sequence is MKRSPSKECSVNAEDGYVRMFLRGRPVTMHMPDQKRDSYRLDHKGTLPEHKLKLQWVYGYRGRDCRSNLYLLPTGEIVYFNASVVVLYNVEEQQQRHYLGHNDDVKCLGIHPDMVTIATGQVAGTSKDGKMLPPHVRVWDSVSLNTLHVIGMGVFDRAVTCVAFSKSNGGAHLCAVDDANDHILSVWNWQKEKQLADVKCSNDSVLAAAFHPMDANLIVTCGKSHLNFWTMDGNTLTKRQGLFEKNEKPKYVLCVAFAENGDAITGDSSGNIYVWAKGGNRISQVVAKAHEGGIFSLCVLKDGTLVSGGGKDRRMVLWDHDYNKQSEMEVPEAFGPVRAVTEGKQGELLVGTTKNTVLTGSFPETLNPIVQGHTDELWGLDIHPSMEQFVTCGQDKQVHLWDTNSHQPLWSKTTEDPGRSAGFHPSGAVLAVGTMTGRWLVLDTDTQDLVYMHTDGNEIISNVKYSPDGNFLAVGSHDNFVYIYAVTENGKKYSRVGKCTGHSSFVTHLDWSVDSQYIVTNSGDYEILFWEASSGKHVTSMDLVRNVEWATSTCVLGFSVFGVWPDGADGTDINAVCRSHDSSLLASADDFGKVHLFSNPCSQPRAPSHTYSGHSSHVTNVAFLHDDSHLISTGGKDTSILQWVVA, encoded by the exons CAAAGAATGCTCCGTCAATGCAG AGGATGGCTATGTGAGGATGTTCTTGAGGGGTCGGCCAGTCACCATGCACATGCCTGACCAGAAGAGGGACAGCTACAGACTGGACCACAAGGGGACACTGCCTGAGCACAAGCTCAAACTGCAGTGGGT GTATGGGTACAGGGGCAGAGACTGCCGTTCCAACCTCTACCTGCTCCCCACAGGGGAGATAGTCTACTTCAATGCCTCCGTGGTGGTGCTCTACAATGTGGAGGAACAGCAGCAGAGACATTACCTGGGCCACAACGACGATGTCAAATG CTTAGGCATCCATCCAGACATGGTCACCATAGCCACTGGACAAGTCGCCGGAACCTCCAAAGATGGCAAG atgttGCCTCCTCATGTGCGTGTGTGGGATTCGGTCAGTCTCAATACCCTGCATGTCATTGGGATGGGCGTGTTTGACCGGGCAGTCACCTGTGTGGCCTTCTCCAAGTCG AATGGTGGTGCTCATCTCTGTGCCGTCGACGATGCCAATGACCACATCCTGTCTGTGTGGAACTGGCAGAAGGAGAAACAGCTGGCGGATGTGAAG TGCTCTAATGACTCAGTGCTGGCCGCAGCCTTCCACCCCATGGACGCCAACCTGATCGTCACCTGTGGGAAGTCCCACTTGAACTTCTGGACCATGGACGGAAACACTCTCACCAAGCGCCAGGGGCTGTTTGAG AAAAACGAGAAGCCCAAGTACGTGCTGTGTGTGGCCTTTGCTGAGAACGGAGACGCCATCACAGGAGACTCCAGTGGAAACATCTACGTCTGGGCCAAAG GTGGGAACCGGATCAGCCAGGTGGTGGCGAAGGCCCACGAGGGCGGGATCTTCTCCCTGTGTGTGCTGAAGGATGGTACACTGGTGTCCGGTGGAGGGAAGGACCGCAGGATGGTGCTCTGGGACCACGACTATAACAAGCAGAGTGAGATggag GTGCCTGAGGCGTTTGGGCCAGTGAGAGCCGTGACTGAGGGGAAGCAGGGGGAGCTGTTAGTGGGGACCACCAAGAACACCGTCCTTACAGGGTCTTTCCCTGAAACACTCAACCCTATAGTACAG ggtcacacagatgAGCTGTGGGGCCTGGACATCCATCCTTCCATGGAGCAGTTTGTGACTTGTGGCCAGGACAAGCAGGTCCACCTATGGGACACCAACTCCCATCAGCCTCTCTGGAGCAAGACCACCGAG GACCCAGGGCGCTCTGCAGGGTTCCATCCCAGTGGAGCTGTGCTGGCAGTGGGGACCATGACAGGAAG GTGGTTAGTGCTGGACACGGACACACAAGACCTGGTGTACATGCACACTGATGGCAACGAGATCATCTCTAATGTCAAGTACTCCCCAG ATGGCAACTTCCTAGCCGTGGGTTCCCATGACAACTTTGTTTACATCTATGCCGTGACGGAGAATGGCAAGAAGTACAGCCGCGTGGGGAAATGCACT GGACACTCCAGTTTTGTCACCCACCTGGATTGGTCCGTCGACAGCCAATACATTGTAACCAACTCAGGAGACTACGAGATCCTATTCT GGGAAGCTTCCAGCGGCAAACATGTGACGAGCATGGACCTAGTTCGTAATGTGGAGTGGGCAACCTCCACTTGTGTACTAGGCTTCAGCGTCTTTG GTGTTTGGCCCGACGGTGCTGACGGCACAGACATCAACGCCGTGTGCAGGTCACATGACTCCTCCCTGCTGGCCTCTGCTGATGACTTTGGCAAAGTGCACTTGTTCTCCAACCCCTGCTCCCAGCCAAGG GCCCCGAGCCATACCTACAGTGGCCACAGCAGCCATGTGACCAACGTTGCCTTTCTCCACGACGACAGTCACCTGATCTCCACCGGCGGGAAGGACACCAGCATCCTCCAGTGGGTGGTCGCCTAG
- the LOC110507482 gene encoding echinoderm microtubule-associated protein-like 2 isoform X3, which produces MKRSPSKECSVNAEDGYVRMFLRGRPVTMHMPDQKRDSYRLDHKGTLPEHKLKLQWVYGYRGRDCRSNLYLLPTGEIVYFNASVVVLYNVEEQQQRHYLGHNDDVKCLGIHPDMVTIATGQVAGTSKDGKLLEGKMLPPHVRVWDSVSLNTLHVIGMGVFDRAVTCVAFSKSNGGAHLCAVDDANDHILSVWNWQKEKQLADVKCSNDSVLAAAFHPMDANLIVTCGKSHLNFWTMDGNTLTKRQGLFEKNEKPKYVLCVAFAENGDAITGDSSGNIYVWAKGGNRISQVVAKAHEGGIFSLCVLKDGTLVSGGGKDRRMVLWDHDYNKQSEMEVPEAFGPVRAVTEGKQGELLVGTTKNTVLTGSFPETLNPIVQGHTDELWGLDIHPSMEQFVTCGQDKQVHLWDTNSHQPLWSKTTEDPGRSAGFHPSGAVLAVGTMTGRWLVLDTDTQDLVYMHTDGNEIISNVKYSPDGNFLAVGSHDNFVYIYAVTENGKKYSRVGKCTGHSSFVTHLDWSVDSQYIVTNSGDYEILFWEASSGKHVTSMDLVRNVEWATSTCVLGFSVFGVWPDGADGTDINAVCRSHDSSLLASADDFGKVHLFSNPCSQPRAPSHTYSGHSSHVTNVAFLHDDSHLISTGGKDTSILQWVVA; this is translated from the exons CAAAGAATGCTCCGTCAATGCAG AGGATGGCTATGTGAGGATGTTCTTGAGGGGTCGGCCAGTCACCATGCACATGCCTGACCAGAAGAGGGACAGCTACAGACTGGACCACAAGGGGACACTGCCTGAGCACAAGCTCAAACTGCAGTGGGT GTATGGGTACAGGGGCAGAGACTGCCGTTCCAACCTCTACCTGCTCCCCACAGGGGAGATAGTCTACTTCAATGCCTCCGTGGTGGTGCTCTACAATGTGGAGGAACAGCAGCAGAGACATTACCTGGGCCACAACGACGATGTCAAATG CTTAGGCATCCATCCAGACATGGTCACCATAGCCACTGGACAAGTCGCCGGAACCTCCAAAGATGGCAAG CTGTTAGAGGGCAAG atgttGCCTCCTCATGTGCGTGTGTGGGATTCGGTCAGTCTCAATACCCTGCATGTCATTGGGATGGGCGTGTTTGACCGGGCAGTCACCTGTGTGGCCTTCTCCAAGTCG AATGGTGGTGCTCATCTCTGTGCCGTCGACGATGCCAATGACCACATCCTGTCTGTGTGGAACTGGCAGAAGGAGAAACAGCTGGCGGATGTGAAG TGCTCTAATGACTCAGTGCTGGCCGCAGCCTTCCACCCCATGGACGCCAACCTGATCGTCACCTGTGGGAAGTCCCACTTGAACTTCTGGACCATGGACGGAAACACTCTCACCAAGCGCCAGGGGCTGTTTGAG AAAAACGAGAAGCCCAAGTACGTGCTGTGTGTGGCCTTTGCTGAGAACGGAGACGCCATCACAGGAGACTCCAGTGGAAACATCTACGTCTGGGCCAAAG GTGGGAACCGGATCAGCCAGGTGGTGGCGAAGGCCCACGAGGGCGGGATCTTCTCCCTGTGTGTGCTGAAGGATGGTACACTGGTGTCCGGTGGAGGGAAGGACCGCAGGATGGTGCTCTGGGACCACGACTATAACAAGCAGAGTGAGATggag GTGCCTGAGGCGTTTGGGCCAGTGAGAGCCGTGACTGAGGGGAAGCAGGGGGAGCTGTTAGTGGGGACCACCAAGAACACCGTCCTTACAGGGTCTTTCCCTGAAACACTCAACCCTATAGTACAG ggtcacacagatgAGCTGTGGGGCCTGGACATCCATCCTTCCATGGAGCAGTTTGTGACTTGTGGCCAGGACAAGCAGGTCCACCTATGGGACACCAACTCCCATCAGCCTCTCTGGAGCAAGACCACCGAG GACCCAGGGCGCTCTGCAGGGTTCCATCCCAGTGGAGCTGTGCTGGCAGTGGGGACCATGACAGGAAG GTGGTTAGTGCTGGACACGGACACACAAGACCTGGTGTACATGCACACTGATGGCAACGAGATCATCTCTAATGTCAAGTACTCCCCAG ATGGCAACTTCCTAGCCGTGGGTTCCCATGACAACTTTGTTTACATCTATGCCGTGACGGAGAATGGCAAGAAGTACAGCCGCGTGGGGAAATGCACT GGACACTCCAGTTTTGTCACCCACCTGGATTGGTCCGTCGACAGCCAATACATTGTAACCAACTCAGGAGACTACGAGATCCTATTCT GGGAAGCTTCCAGCGGCAAACATGTGACGAGCATGGACCTAGTTCGTAATGTGGAGTGGGCAACCTCCACTTGTGTACTAGGCTTCAGCGTCTTTG GTGTTTGGCCCGACGGTGCTGACGGCACAGACATCAACGCCGTGTGCAGGTCACATGACTCCTCCCTGCTGGCCTCTGCTGATGACTTTGGCAAAGTGCACTTGTTCTCCAACCCCTGCTCCCAGCCAAGG GCCCCGAGCCATACCTACAGTGGCCACAGCAGCCATGTGACCAACGTTGCCTTTCTCCACGACGACAGTCACCTGATCTCCACCGGCGGGAAGGACACCAGCATCCTCCAGTGGGTGGTCGCCTAG